In Malaclemys terrapin pileata isolate rMalTer1 chromosome 10, rMalTer1.hap1, whole genome shotgun sequence, the DNA window GCAAAGATCAGATACATTGTGAACACATACCAGGGATGGGCAAAAGAGCAAATTCAAAATGGTTTTCTCGAgtctatattttaaattaaaaggtaACATCATTTACCTGTTTTACAGCTGAGACAAACATTGAAGaaagatcattttaaaacaatgtttaacTTTTAAGATGCCAGGATATGTTAACATCTTTCAGCTTTTTACTTGAAGAAACAGAAGTACAGTTTTTAAAACTGAAGTCATAACTCAGAAGACAGTATTATTTACAAGAGACAGATATCTCATACATCTATGGACAGTACAACATACATAAAAACAGACTTGTTACATGGCTCCATGAATACAGCAGTTTTCCAGATAATTGACTGTTAGGGTACATGTACCCTAGCTCACTTTCAACATAGTTTCAGTGCAACGAGTTGACAGTTACACTACAGCTAGTGACTAAATTCAAAATTTAAGTGTTCAGGAGCCCTATTTGGCAGAAATAATCCATGGTTTATTCAACTGACTAAGCTAgccaacaaacaaataaatactaTTTTAGCTAGGCCATAGATTCATTTTTAGCCATAATTCTGCACAAGTGCCCACAAAAAGAAATGAATGGGAATGAAGACTGTTAATTGGTCTCTTCCCACTAGAATCAGTAGTAAAAATCTCCACACCAATTAACTAGTTCTTAAATCACATACTTCACTACTTTCTGCGCCCACAAATCAGTAGCCTATTGATGGTGGGGCAACACTACTAACTTCATTATGAGGATACTATTCATACATTACAAAAGTGCCAATTCTTGTGCTTTAGTACCCAAGACTTCCCACATGGTGTGGATGTTAAATAAGTTCAGCAGGGCTTCCCATTGCATAAAATAGGTATTTCCCATATATAATCACCAGCAGCCTACAAAACTATATGCCTACCAGAGCAAACATGAGACGCTCTCAGCTGTTCAGAGAATGGCATTTCTGCTGAATAGGGACCCGATTTAAATTAGAGCCAATGAGCAAAGTAACTGCTTCTATAATATTAAGTATACATGAATTCTAGAAACTGTTCCCAGGGACATCTTATGCTGTAGCTTAATTAGCAAGTGATGCTTCAttcatttttcttctccttttgctTGAGAAGTTTGTTAATCTCCCTTTTTGCCATGCCAACATACTTCGTAATGATTCCATGTTGGTTTAATCCaggaaacagcaacaacaaaatcaCTAAAATGAGATCAGACAGAACATAAATTATTCAACAGTATATATTTTCTTAGAAAAAGTTCCTTTCACTATATAACCCTACATGCTCACTGAACCCTATTAAGTGTtctttatacagtaactcctcacttaatgttgtagttatgttcctgaaaaatgctactttaagcgaaacgatgttaagctaatccaattttaCACACACCATGTAAGTTgtaaacaatgtaatactgtacatagcaatgatgattgtgaagcttggtagaggtggtggagtcagaggatgGACTATTTCCcaaggaatgccttactgctaaatgatgaagtggcacttggctgagccctcaggggttaatacatttttgttaatgtagcctcacactctacaaggcagcacaaatggagagaggagagacagcatggcagagagagacggggggggggtgtcaggcaCACACGCATCAACAAGttaagacagcagctgctgccagcaagctccttcCATCCTGAGCACTGTTGTGccgccacaccccctccccccccggctctgtggagatggggtacagaaGCAGGGAAAGGGGGATATCCTGACATTAACATCCctcttcctcccgcccccccattcccccccccagcaagcaggaggcccaagacagagggcaggagcagcacatggcagtggggggagggacagctgaactgcccggcaattgatagcctgctgggcagctgccacacagggaacttaggggagctgatagggcggctgccagtccaccctggttccaagcccccaccagctagctctaacgggctgctctttctgcaagcagtggacaaagcaggcagctgccaaacaatgttataagggagcattgcgcaactttaaatgagcatgttctctaattgatcaacGTTAACTGAgatgacattaagtgaggagttactgtattgcttTTCCTTTCAGTGGAAGTAGGAAAGTATGTCCATCAGAAAACAGTGAGTTTCAAACAAATTAGCAGTTTAGCGTGTGAACTTTTGGCTATCATGTCTCTATTCAGAAGAGGGGGAAATATTCTTGCTTGCATCCACTCTGCAAAATATAAACACTTACCTATAAGGTAGGTGAGGAAGAGATTATGAACTTGCTGTCCTACCCAAGCAATTCCAGCAAGAGAACAGAGCATGGTCATGAAGTACTAAGAATGAGAGATAAAACATTGTTACTGAAGTCCTGTCCGGGATTTCACAAAATTTTAAATTCccaaatttaaaaaggaaaactaaCTTCCAACCACTTTAGTTGGAAGCGCCCCTCGCTCACCCAGCTACAAACACTATAGTTACAAGCATCATTTAAAATGCCTGACTTGAGATCAGACAAATGTTCTCATATTTTCAATTTATCAGTTTCCCAGTATATTAACTGTTCCTTTTGTTTGCAAGGGTCTTTCACACAGATGTGGTAGAGAAATATTTGTGTGTAATTGCACCACCATTACAACTGATAAGAAAACTGGCAGGTGCAGCATCTGAAGCTATTTTTAGGCCTTAAAAGGAGCCTGGTTTTCAGATGGCAGGCGCTTACTGAAAGACATCTATTTAAGATGGTCTCAGAAGTTGAGCTCCTCAAAGTTGTTATATATACTCTGCTTTAAGGTTAAGGTTGGTCACAGGTCGAGTTTACATTGAGAAGTGTTTTGAACCCTCATTTGGTAGATTCACAAAAATAAGATGCATTCTCTGCATTGCAAACTCAACCAGAGTTGCCATATCTAAATACAAGATGCCATTTCATAAAGAGACAAAACCCTTGTTTCAAATATGAATAAAGCAGAAtcacaatttaaataattttttcaacCCCGGTATGTAAAAACTCTTCAGGGCCAAGTGTGCAAAGTACCATTTTAGGCTTTTCTTCCTTCAATGTGAAGAGACGTTTCCACCAGCCAATAATTCTGCGACGAGTTTTTACCAGGTTGCTGCAAATTTCATGAAATCTTTGCTGCTGTTCTGTggtcctttttaaaaagaaattttttaaaataaatttactaCAATCTGAAATATTTGAAGCCTAAAATATCATCCAAAGGTCAGTTTAAAGTTCAGGATGTAAAATTCATTGCTCTTTCAGTAAAAGCAAAAAACATGCAGAGATCTTAACTTTTCAACATCAGTATTATCTACACTGAAGCATGATCTTGATTTTGTTTACTTTTACATTTCCTTAAATTACTGTAATTTTATTGAGCACCCTATATTTATCAATCGACTGTATACTTTGAACTTGTTTTTGAATTCactgtacaggtctgtcgcatcttacgcacagttaacatgcgcgatttcagctttatgcagtcggcaaaaacaaaaaaagagtgcaaaataacaattttaatactgtacctgtagtgcgggtgattctgcctgccattcaactcaatgtaattttgactatacgtggttttcgctttacgtgctAACCGCAGAATGGAACCctcgcgtaagatgagactcgcctgtatacTGAATCTCTCAAAAATAGTGTACTAATCTTTCAAGGGCAATTAATTCAAAAAGGCTTGCATAATGCTACATTAGAGCATGCATAAGAGATGCACACCTCTACTGAAGTTTTATCCGCTACCAAGTCTGGCTACACTAGCTGATACTCTTGCatagaattttttccccccccccaacagctgtATGGTCTTACCCTGGCATTAGCCAATTATCCCACTTtagattgtttttttaaaaatccaacatGTAATTCTCTAGGTTTTCCTTCCAGTAGGTCAGGTTATCGTTACTTCTTTCTGTAAAAGTTCACTTTCCTTCCCCCAAGTTGAAGTGTTGATTATTTCACACCCAAATTTCTACTCTAGGTCCCTGTGTATTACTTTCTTCATCCTTATTTATGTTTAGTACTACTCCACTTCAGTACCTACAAGTTTCATCCATGTGCTGTATACTCCCCTTTCTAGATTTTTAGTCAGGCCATATTTAACACAAATCACTCCCTGTGCAAGTTTGAATTGGTAAGACTTGAAGTGTTAGCTTTAGAAGAATAAAGTTAGTAGTGGGGCAACCTCTTAAAGCAGATTAAGGCAATATTGCCCATCACTAAAGACATCTTTAGCTGGaatgaggcagagctgggaagacaTGCAGTACCCcaccttcctcatcttctaaaataaaattaagtttGATTTCTTACGAGTGGACTCACTAGCATCTTTTGGTTAGCAGATGAGTGCTTGACCCTTACATGCTACAGTATACACAACTGACCTGATATTAGCCACTCAATTGCCCATTTTGacaatgttcattttcataaatcAGAAAGCTATAAGGGGTTTATTTCTTTAGTTTTGATTTTACATACCATTTATTAGAGCCAAAAATTCTAGGAGCAAGAGCAGGAACAAGATAGTCAGCCAGACACAGGAACATGACAAAACAAGAGACACCTGAAAGAACAGAAGGGTCCAGGTAGTAGATCATCCTGTAAAGAAAAGGCAATATAAAAATTGCTTTTCTGTGGATTTCTGAAAATTCAGTTAGTCTAAATCTTTAAATTGCTGCATTTAAAAGGATGTTGTCTGAGTGCAACACAAATTTAGATTTAAACAATTTAACAAGTTAAGTGGTTCAAAGTTGCTCTCAGCTCcagtgattaaaaaaacccccacaataCAGAACTATTCCCCTGCAGTACCCTCCACTGAAAGATCACTGTATTGAATACAAGTGAAAAGAACGAATGCAAAAAGCAAAACTGACTTCTACTGTCTACTCTAAAACAAGggaaatgcaataataatggcATAAGTAGTGAAAAGTATACCAGTTCTTTAGTTTGCAGGCAGTAAACAAGTGATAGTTGTATTTAAGATGACAAGCAACTTTTGTGGCAATCACGGGTGCCAAACTAGTTAACACTAAAACCTGCAGCAAGACAATGTGCTATGCAAATTGTTTAGCAATACAGAATGTTTACACTATTTCAGGAAGGGACAGTTACTTCACTTGTACTTCTAATTCTATGATGTCATCTTAAGATTTGTCACTCTTGATTTGCAGTTCCCTAGCACAGGCAAGGAAAACACCATCCCAAGGACAGCAGGTTGGGGATACTTCCCCAACCCACGTTAAGTGTTGATACACCAAGGAGCTTTTATGAAAACACAAGGCATAGTGAGTGCTGGCTCAAGAATCAAGAAACCGATAGTACTTTAATCCCTACAAAAAACGAGTTATTTTACAAGCACCAAAGAATCACTATTTGCAcatttgttttccatgtccactgaatgtaggacaagaagtaatctgcTTAAGCTAGAGCAGGGAagatttaggttgaatattaagaaaaactttagGACAATTAAGTACTCGAATAGGTTACCAATAGGTTATGAAAACTCAGTCATtgaaagtttttaagaacaggttagacaaacccatcagggatagtctaggtataGTTGGTCCTACGTCGGCActgggagctggactagatggcctcaaggtcccttccagcccttcatttctaGATGAAGTGGTAGAacttcctagtgtagatgcagctgtaTCTGTATAAAGATATTTCCATCAATATAGCTTGTTTTACCCTATGGGGAAAATCAAGAACTGTGTTTAGACCAGCCCTAGAACCTTTTATTCACAACTGACCCTGATCATCTCAGATACACAGGTCCTCAACACTCTATTTGGAGGATCATGAGGAGGTTTACTAAATTCTAGATTCTGCCCTCTCCTCACCATTCCAAGAGGAAGCTCTCTGGGACAGCTCATGACGGTTATGGAAGTATTCAGAGGATACAAGTCTATGAGATACGTCATCTTGAGTACTCAAGTGTTGTAATATTTGTAGGTATATCTGACACCCGTGGCATTACAAGCCTAAACCCCAAGGCACAGCTGAATCTGTTCATCAGTGAGGTACACTATTCTGCCCCTCTTGTGAGAGTTTGAGACCAAGTGACATTCTAAGAAAACAAGTAGTCTGAAGTGGACTGAACTTTAAGTACAAAGATCTAAAGTGCTTTGACAATAGCACTTAATTACTGCTGACAGAAAGACCTGGAGCACAGCAGCAAGGTTCCTCTaaggcagtgtttttcaaagtttgggcTGTGGCATGTAAagcactgggtcgccttgctcagcAACCACAGACCCTAGCAGCTCTGGTCAACACTGCCCATTGGGACATTACAAGTCCCATTGGTGGTGCttcccagctaaggcaggctagcgcctacctgttctgacaccgcactgcgccccggaagtggccaggtctggcttctaggcagggggccacggggctccgcgcGCTACTctcgccccaagcaccagctcctggccaatgggagctgggtgggtgTGTGCCTGCAGCCATGTGCTTCCATGTgcagccggacctgctgctggctgcttccagggtgcagcgcagtctgcggtgccaggacatGCAGGAAACCTGCCTCCGCACCCCGGCtgtgccgctgaccaggagccaccagatgtaagcccgcaccccaaccccctgccccggccctgagccccccccccaaaccgaGCCCCTCCTGAACCCGGCatccccagccccgagccctgaCCCCCATCCTGCACACTAAgcatctgccccagcccagagccccctcccacaccaaactcctcattcccagccccactccacagcccacaccccaaccctctgctccagccctgagcccctcccacaccccaagcccctcatccccagctccattgggttgcgggcatcaacaatttttttcaactgggtccccagaaaaaaagtttgaaaaccattgctcTAAGGTTTCTGGGACTAAGTCATCAGTGCTGCCACTGGCCTGTGTGTGGGTGGAACGTGGCTTGTGCTCCTTCCTGTTACCACTGTTCTCAGAAAGAGAAATCTTTAGAGCTTGGGGAGTTCTGCTTTACTTGCATAAACAGAGATTTTGCATAAACAGAGATCTTGGAGTAAGAATCCTGCACAAATGCCCCTTTAGAGAAGTAAAGATTTGCTAAGTTTCTCTGCATTTTTGCTATCAGAAGAAGTGGTCACAGGGTGCTGCACTCAcagaaaagcaaaggaaacagCACCCATCAATACAAGTGGAAACCAAGCTCTCTCCCAACGAAGGATTTTGTCAGCTACCAGAATTACTTCTCCCCATCCTTGCAAATGTTCTTCCAAACTTGCAGTCTCTGCAgcctgtatttaaaaacaaacaaaacaaaaaaacgctTCATCATTCATTAAGAAATAATTCTTGCATCTAAAGTGCTTTATAGATACACAAATCATATTAAATAAGGACCCTTGGCTGTGAAGCCACTCTCAACTaagttattttttattaagatACCAGATATGGTTAGTTCCTTTTTTCAattagaaaaacatttttatatcaaCAATTCACCTCAGTCAGACCCAAAAGAGTATGGGATAAAGCAATATAGTCAGTTTCAATCAAAACAGCGAGACAGATTTTCTAAGCAGTTTACAGAGTAGAATGTCTCTCTAAATCCCCTACACTGTTTTGAGACTCCCAACCTGAATAGGATCCCAAGACATACTACTATATTAAAAGATTTGTAATTTGCTATTTTCAGACATAGAAGAAATCCCCTAGTCTAGTGTTTCCCAACCTTTATTAGTTCCCATAGCACCTTCTTGAAAATATGATATTCTAAGTACCACATGCAAATGACTTTGTTTGTGACAGGCCCTTTTATTGCACCAATCCCCACAGCTGCACATTTTGAACCagctgtgtatgtgtgtctctTTTTAAAGATGAGCTCTGAAGGGTGATATGGAACTTTGCAAATTCACTTCAGCTGCTCAAGTTGTGCAGCTTGGTGCAAGCGGAAATCTAGGcttagcaaaaaaataaataaaaaagtcttATTCACCATTATGGCT includes these proteins:
- the ARL6IP1 gene encoding ADP-ribosylation factor-like protein 6-interacting protein 1 gives rise to the protein MAEGDNKSANQLAAETASLEEHLQGWGEVILVADKILRWERAWFPLVLMGAVSFAFLMIYYLDPSVLSGVSCFVMFLCLADYLVPALAPRIFGSNKWTTEQQQRFHEICSNLVKTRRRIIGWWKRLFTLKEEKPKMYFMTMLCSLAGIAWVGQQVHNLFLTYLIVILLLLFPGLNQHGIITKYVGMAKREINKLLKQKEKKNE